A segment of the Bacteroidota bacterium genome:
AAGTTTTCTTGAAAGCAATATCTTTTCGGGAGTCAGGATTGATATTTCAGATGAATCCTCTTTGCTGCTCGATACAGGAGGTGGAATAAAGAAAGCTTCGCTGTTCCTGCAAAAAGATACCCCCATTCTCGTTCATAATGTTGATGTTTTTACTGATCTTGATTTTTCTGAAATGATGGCCTGGCATAAAAAAAATCAGGC
Coding sequences within it:
- a CDS encoding NTP transferase domain-containing protein is translated as MNAIILAAGLGTRLRPLTLDRPKALVEIDGIPMLELTIHRLRNAGFTHIVINVHHFHDRIKSFLESNIFSGVRIDISDESSLLLDTGGGIKKASLFLQKDTPILVHNVDVFTDLDFSEMMAWHKKNQA